A stretch of Chloroflexota bacterium DNA encodes these proteins:
- a CDS encoding glycerophosphodiester phosphodiesterase → MLNHLLKKHPGIIGHRGAMGYVPENTMASFQKALDLGADLVELDVHMTKDGVPVVIHDVRLERTTTGSGYVKDKSLDAIVQLDAGSWFGSQFARERIPTLEEVLVWAKGRIGLVIEIKNGPIWYDGLEVRIVDLVKRHKMNEEIIITSFDHLTVKKVKEKGEGIKTGIIYVGRLVDTVAAARLARAEAVFPHWSMVDRVVVEECHRSGLSINPWGGRDTLDIKKLRDLGVDGIVVDCPDILKGLRDG, encoded by the coding sequence ATGTTGAATCATCTCCTGAAGAAGCATCCCGGTATCATTGGCCATCGCGGTGCTATGGGATATGTCCCTGAGAACACGATGGCATCATTCCAAAAGGCGCTCGACTTGGGTGCTGACTTAGTGGAACTCGATGTCCATATGACAAAGGATGGGGTACCTGTAGTCATCCACGATGTCAGGCTGGAGCGCACCACTACCGGCTCGGGCTACGTTAAGGATAAATCTCTTGATGCCATCGTCCAGCTTGATGCAGGCTCTTGGTTTGGTTCTCAATTTGCGCGAGAGCGTATCCCCACATTGGAGGAGGTGCTCGTCTGGGCGAAGGGGAGGATCGGTCTGGTCATTGAGATTAAGAATGGACCGATCTGGTACGATGGTCTGGAGGTGAGAATTGTTGATCTGGTCAAGAGGCACAAGATGAATGAGGAGATTATCATAACCTCATTCGATCATCTGACGGTTAAAAAAGTGAAGGAGAAGGGTGAGGGAATAAAGACGGGAATAATCTATGTGGGGAGGCTTGTTGACACGGTAGCTGCGGCTCGTTTGGCCCGAGCGGAGGCGGTCTTTCCCCATTGGAGTATGGTAGATAGGGTGGTCGTAGAAGAGTGCCATCGGTCTGGCTTGAGCATCAACCCCTGGGGTGGGCGAGATACACTTGACATAAAGAAGTTAAGAGATCTTGGTGTGGATGGTATTGTGGTAGATTGTCCGGATATATTGAAAGGGTTAAGGGATGGCTGA
- a CDS encoding endonuclease III: MRVNNKALRVYTLLLGQYGQHQWRPHHDTLSELILTILSQNTADTNSHRAFQQLIKTFPSWEAVLRADEAALAQSIKVSGLANIKARRIQGCLHQLWTRSGELSLRFLQDMDAKQAQEWLRSMKGVGPKTAACVLLFSLGRPVMPVDTHIHRISKRLGLVGDRASPEQTQAALEQTLPAEAIYSFHLNTIAHGRLICTAQRPKCPICILKPECDSQQPSPDKYPT, from the coding sequence ATGAGGGTGAACAATAAAGCCCTACGTGTCTATACACTCTTATTGGGGCAATACGGCCAGCACCAATGGCGACCCCATCACGACACATTAAGTGAGCTGATCCTTACGATTCTCTCGCAAAACACAGCCGATACAAACTCTCACCGTGCATTCCAGCAACTGATCAAGACCTTCCCTTCCTGGGAGGCTGTATTAAGGGCTGATGAGGCCGCCCTCGCTCAATCTATCAAGGTCAGCGGATTAGCCAACATCAAGGCAAGACGCATTCAGGGCTGTCTACATCAACTTTGGACAAGAAGCGGAGAGCTCAGCCTTAGGTTTCTCCAGGATATGGACGCGAAACAAGCACAAGAATGGTTGCGCTCAATGAAGGGGGTCGGGCCAAAGACAGCGGCCTGCGTTCTCCTATTTTCCCTGGGACGGCCCGTTATGCCCGTAGACACTCACATCCATCGGATCAGTAAACGATTAGGGCTCGTGGGAGATCGGGCCTCGCCGGAGCAAACGCAAGCCGCCCTTGAACAAACACTCCCAGCGGAGGCAATCTATAGCTTTCACCTGAACACGATCGCCCACGGTCGTCTCATCTGCACGGCCCAACGGCCAAAATGTCCGATTTGTATCCTAAAACCTGAATGCGATAGCCAGCAGCCATCACCGGATAAATACCCAACCTAA
- a CDS encoding UvrD-helicase domain-containing protein has protein sequence MDILASLNAAQRQAVESIAGPLLILAGPGSGKTRVITHRIAYLVLVCGLNPHNIMAVTFTNKAAQEMLNRLTQLVPHSIENLTLGTFHAICARILRREGQSIGLDLHFVIYDDDDQIALIKQVLREMNLDEKKYQLRALQSYISAAKSELRNYWEYAEQARTYWEEIVARVYKRYQELLLQNKGLDFDDLLMTTVRLFRESPDVLERYQRRYVHILVDEFQDTNIAQYVLVKLLAAKHRNICVVGDEDQSIYGWRQADIRNILNFESDFPDARVIRLEQNYRSTKTILTAARQVITVNRMRKEKNLWTSNEEGQPVTIFEAYDEQEEAGYVAREIERLVTRDSLQPRDCAVMYRTNAQSRVLEETFLRYRLPYKLVGATRFYERKEVKDILAYLRVIYNSYDTVSLNRIINVPGRGLGQKTLLELDRWSRQVGLPSLAALRLLRGEQEGTEASGRPRFNRPESPFGTRTEHVLLNLLHLFEELIAASQQLNLVELMDLLLAKSGYAEMIRDGTEEGEERWENIRELASVAAAYRDLQPRVGLARFLEEVALVSEVDNYDEKASAVTLITLHAAKGLEFPVVFIVGMEEGICPHSRSFDDPAAMEEERRLCYVGMTRAMQRLYLVYAFRRTLYGAPMRNAPSRFLADIPSHLLKEAAPANKGLGYESEEALRVVAPETRNEGAPRFKSGDRVKHAKFGEGVVVSSTIVGGDEEVTVAFHDVGVKRLSLNFAPLQLI, from the coding sequence ATGGATATCCTTGCCTCTCTCAATGCGGCCCAGCGGCAGGCTGTGGAGTCTATAGCTGGACCGCTTCTCATTCTTGCGGGCCCTGGTTCAGGCAAAACCAGAGTGATCACCCATCGTATCGCCTATTTAGTTCTGGTCTGCGGTCTTAACCCCCACAACATTATGGCTGTTACATTCACCAATAAGGCTGCCCAGGAAATGCTTAACCGTTTGACCCAGTTGGTCCCCCATAGCATTGAAAATCTGACACTGGGCACCTTTCACGCTATTTGCGCCCGCATCCTTCGTCGGGAGGGCCAGAGTATAGGCTTAGATCTGCACTTCGTCATTTATGATGACGACGATCAGATCGCTCTTATCAAGCAGGTATTGAGGGAAATGAATCTTGATGAGAAGAAATATCAGCTACGAGCGCTACAAAGCTATATTTCGGCGGCCAAGAGTGAGTTGCGAAATTACTGGGAATACGCCGAGCAGGCACGCACTTATTGGGAGGAGATCGTAGCCCGTGTTTATAAGCGCTATCAGGAGCTGTTGCTCCAAAATAAGGGACTTGACTTTGATGATCTGCTGATGACAACAGTACGTCTATTCCGGGAGAGTCCTGATGTGCTTGAGCGCTATCAAAGACGCTACGTCCACATCCTCGTAGACGAGTTTCAGGATACTAACATCGCTCAGTATGTTCTGGTGAAGCTTCTAGCTGCTAAGCATCGTAATATCTGTGTAGTAGGCGATGAGGATCAGTCCATCTATGGCTGGCGCCAGGCGGATATTCGCAATATCCTGAATTTCGAGAGCGACTTCCCTGATGCGCGGGTGATTCGTCTTGAACAGAATTATCGTTCTACTAAAACTATTTTGACTGCTGCTCGCCAGGTGATCACCGTAAACCGTATGCGTAAAGAGAAGAATCTCTGGACAAGCAACGAAGAGGGGCAGCCCGTGACCATCTTTGAGGCCTACGATGAACAGGAGGAAGCTGGCTATGTAGCCAGAGAGATCGAGCGTCTAGTTACTCGGGACTCTCTTCAGCCGCGCGACTGTGCAGTAATGTATCGCACTAATGCCCAATCGCGGGTTCTAGAGGAGACATTTTTGCGATACAGACTGCCCTATAAATTAGTTGGGGCAACGCGCTTCTATGAGCGCAAAGAGGTAAAGGATATACTGGCATACTTACGTGTTATTTATAACTCATACGATACGGTCAGCTTGAATCGGATAATTAACGTACCGGGGCGAGGTTTAGGTCAAAAAACGTTGCTGGAGCTTGATCGTTGGTCACGCCAGGTTGGTTTGCCCTCTCTTGCTGCCCTCCGGCTGTTGCGGGGTGAGCAGGAAGGGACCGAGGCATCTGGACGTCCTCGTTTCAATCGGCCGGAGAGCCCTTTTGGTACACGCACCGAGCATGTGCTCCTTAATCTTCTGCATCTGTTTGAGGAGTTGATTGCCGCCAGTCAGCAGTTGAACCTGGTGGAGCTGATGGATCTATTATTAGCAAAGTCTGGTTACGCCGAAATGATACGGGATGGGACGGAAGAAGGTGAAGAGCGTTGGGAGAACATTAGGGAGCTAGCCTCGGTGGCTGCAGCTTACCGGGACCTTCAACCAAGAGTCGGATTAGCCAGATTTCTTGAAGAGGTAGCTCTGGTCTCGGAGGTAGATAATTACGACGAGAAAGCAAGCGCGGTTACGCTGATCACCTTGCATGCCGCTAAGGGTTTGGAGTTTCCGGTCGTCTTTATTGTTGGTATGGAGGAGGGGATCTGTCCTCATAGCCGTTCCTTTGATGACCCCGCGGCGATGGAGGAGGAACGACGTTTATGCTACGTTGGCATGACGCGGGCTATGCAGCGTCTGTATCTGGTCTATGCCTTTCGACGTACCCTCTATGGTGCTCCAATGCGTAATGCGCCCTCTCGATTTTTGGCCGATATTCCGTCCCACCTGCTAAAAGAGGCAGCGCCGGCGAACAAGGGTCTGGGCTATGAGTCAGAGGAAGCGTTGAGGGTGGTTGCACCAGAGACACGAAATGAGGGAGCTCCTAGGTTCAAGTCCGGCGATAGGGTGAAGCATGCGAAGTTTGGTGAGGGCGTTGTCGTGAGCAGCACCATAGTCGGAGGTGACGAAGAGGTGACCGTAGCTTTTCACGATGTAGGTGTAAAGCGGCTCTCGCTGAATTTCGCTCCTTTACAGCTAATCTGA
- a CDS encoding OsmC family protein, translated as MRVTLRQIEGMQFLGVANEHALVIDQGLDGGGQNTGFRPTELLLLALGACMMANIVGLARNQEFQLGGLELALEDEVLLAPTRISQINITMKIADGLSDKEKMRLVRSAEHCKIHNTLSTPPRINLSVV; from the coding sequence ATGCGCGTAACCTTGCGTCAAATCGAGGGGATGCAGTTCCTGGGCGTGGCCAATGAGCATGCCTTGGTCATCGATCAAGGTTTGGATGGAGGGGGTCAGAACACCGGCTTTCGTCCCACGGAATTGTTGCTTTTGGCCCTGGGGGCGTGCATGATGGCGAACATCGTGGGTTTGGCCAGAAACCAAGAATTCCAGCTCGGCGGGTTGGAGCTGGCTTTAGAGGATGAAGTATTGTTGGCCCCAACCAGGATTAGCCAGATAAATATTACTATGAAGATCGCCGACGGACTGAGTGACAAGGAGAAGATGCGGCTCGTACGTTCGGCTGAACACTGCAAGATTCACAATACCCTTAGCACACCGCCACGAATAAACTTGAGCGTAGTTTGA
- the rpsI gene encoding 30S ribosomal protein S9, with amino-acid sequence MNDKVDDKAYHYGTGRRKTAIARVRLYPGDGQITINDKPLEGVFPRKAWQVLIQQPLHLTDMADKINVIAKVAGGGCSGQAEAIRHGIARALTQLNDSLRPLLRQAGLLTRDPRAKERKKYGLKRARKAPQYTKR; translated from the coding sequence ATGAATGATAAAGTGGATGATAAAGCCTACCATTACGGTACAGGACGACGTAAAACAGCCATAGCTCGCGTTAGACTGTATCCAGGAGACGGCCAAATTACAATTAACGACAAGCCGCTGGAGGGGGTTTTCCCTCGCAAGGCCTGGCAAGTGCTGATTCAGCAGCCACTGCATTTAACGGATATGGCCGACAAGATCAACGTCATAGCCAAGGTCGCCGGGGGAGGATGCTCTGGACAAGCAGAGGCCATTAGGCACGGTATAGCCCGTGCTCTGACTCAGTTGAACGATAGTTTGCGCCCTCTCCTACGCCAGGCTGGACTATTAACACGCGACCCCCGAGCGAAAGAGCGGAAAAAATACGGTCTAAAACGGGCCCGAAAGGCACCGCAATACACGAAACGTTAA
- the rplM gene encoding 50S ribosomal protein L13, producing the protein MKTHAVKASEIKRQWYVIDATGQTLGRLATRIAQILKGKHKPIYSSHLDAGDYVIVINASKIKTTGKKLTQKIYYRHSGYPGGLKSESLGSLLTRKPRRVIEMAVRGMLPHNTLGRAMFKKLKVYEGNSHPHQSQMPKELKMEADGKIRITEELKL; encoded by the coding sequence ATGAAAACACATGCGGTAAAGGCTTCAGAAATTAAGCGTCAGTGGTATGTCATCGATGCAACCGGTCAAACGCTCGGGCGTCTGGCCACTAGGATCGCTCAGATATTGAAGGGAAAACATAAGCCCATCTACAGCTCGCATCTGGATGCCGGTGATTATGTGATCGTGATCAACGCCAGTAAGATCAAAACTACCGGAAAGAAACTCACCCAAAAAATATATTATCGTCACTCCGGCTATCCCGGAGGATTAAAAAGCGAAAGCTTGGGCAGCCTCCTGACACGGAAACCAAGACGTGTAATAGAGATGGCTGTGCGAGGTATGCTTCCTCATAATACCTTGGGTAGGGCCATGTTCAAGAAACTAAAGGTTTATGAGGGTAACTCGCATCCGCATCAGTCCCAGATGCCCAAGGAGTTAAAAATGGAAGCTGATGGAAAGATACGAATAACAGAGGAGCTAAAACTATAA
- the truA gene encoding tRNA pseudouridine(38-40) synthase TruA, with translation MLVVEYDGSGYCGFQLQRGLPTIQGELEQALSQITGERIRVIGAGRTDAGVHAAGQVVNFKTASKLEPEVFIRALKSLIPRDIVVKEAKQVPTNFHARHSARNREYRYVILNRPFPSALVRHLVYHYRHPLNVEAMCKACQLLVGTHDFASFSKGTNAVNTVRQVQRADCKKDGDKIYIDLEANAFLPHMVRNIVGTLLWVGGGKLDIAGFENILLARDRTLAGPTAPAHGLCLIRVNY, from the coding sequence ATGCTGGTTGTAGAATACGACGGTAGCGGCTATTGTGGGTTTCAGCTGCAACGAGGACTGCCAACAATACAGGGTGAACTGGAGCAAGCACTTTCACAGATAACCGGAGAGCGAATCCGCGTCATTGGAGCTGGACGCACAGATGCCGGTGTTCACGCCGCCGGCCAGGTAGTCAATTTCAAGACCGCCTCCAAACTGGAACCGGAAGTGTTTATCAGGGCTCTCAAGAGCCTTATTCCGCGGGATATAGTCGTTAAGGAGGCCAAACAGGTTCCGACAAACTTTCACGCCCGACACAGCGCACGCAATCGTGAGTATCGCTATGTGATCCTTAACCGTCCGTTCCCGTCGGCGCTAGTGAGACACCTCGTTTATCACTATCGCCATCCACTGAATGTCGAGGCGATGTGTAAGGCGTGCCAATTATTGGTAGGTACACACGACTTCGCCTCTTTCAGCAAAGGTACCAATGCGGTCAATACGGTACGCCAAGTTCAGCGTGCTGATTGCAAAAAAGACGGCGATAAGATATATATAGACCTGGAAGCTAACGCCTTTTTGCCACATATGGTAAGGAATATCGTTGGCACTCTGCTCTGGGTGGGTGGGGGCAAATTGGACATAGCCGGCTTCGAAAATATTCTACTTGCCCGCGATAGGACCCTAGCTGGACCGACCGCTCCTGCCCATGGATTATGCCTGATCAGAGTGAATTACTAG
- the rplQ gene encoding 50S ribosomal protein L17 produces MAGRKLNRPTSQRLALLRNLVTDLFRYERIRTTEAKAEEARRQAEKMITLAKRGDLHARRQALAYIYDPKIVEKLFAVIAPKYVERQGGYTRIIKLGPRLGDAAPMAQIELVE; encoded by the coding sequence ATTGCAGGCCGCAAGCTTAACCGACCAACAAGTCAGCGACTTGCTTTGTTACGAAACCTGGTAACAGACCTCTTCCGATACGAGCGAATCAGAACAACCGAAGCCAAGGCAGAAGAGGCTCGGCGTCAAGCTGAGAAAATGATTACCCTGGCTAAGAGAGGCGATCTACACGCCCGCCGCCAGGCCCTAGCCTATATCTATGACCCGAAAATCGTTGAAAAGCTCTTTGCGGTGATCGCACCCAAGTATGTTGAGAGGCAAGGGGGATACACACGCATCATTAAGTTGGGACCACGCCTAGGCGATGCAGCTCCAATGGCCCAAATCGAATTGGTCGAATAG